From Piscinibacter gummiphilus:
GGTGCCGTTCCTGCCGACCGGCTTCATCCCGCCCGATGACCTTTCGCAGACGCAGGTGACCGTGACGCTGCCGCCCGGCAGCACCTTCAAGGACACCTACGCACTCGCCGAGCAGGCGCGCGAGATCGTGCAGAAGAACCCGCAGATCAAGATGGTCTACACCGCCATCGGCGGCGGCAGCGCGGGCGCCGACCCGTTCGCGCCGCAGGGTGCGGCCGAGGTGCGCAAGGCGGTGCTCACGATCAACATGACGCACCGCAACGACCGCAAGGGCGTCAGCAAGCAGGACGTCGAAGCCCAGCTGCGCACCGCACTCGAGGTGCTGCCGGGTGCGCGCGTGAAGGTGGGCCTCGGCGCCTCGAGCGAGAAATACGTCCTGGTGCTGGCCGGTGAAGACGGCCGCGTGCTCGCCCAGCACGCCGCGGTGGTCGAGCGCGAGCTGCGCACCATTCCCGGCATCGGCGCGGTCACGTCCACGGCGAGCCTGGTGCGGCCCGAGCTGGTGGTGCGGCCCGACTTCGCGCGTGCGGCCGACCTGGGCGTCACCTCGGCGGCGATCGCCGACACGCTGCGCATCGCGACCGCCGGCGACTACGACCAGGGCCTCGCGAAGATGAACCTCTCCGAGCGCCAGGTGCCGGTGGTGGTGAAGCTGTCGGACGCCGGCCGGCAGGACATCGACGTGCTCTCGCGCCTGCCCGTGCCCGGCGCACGCGGCCCGGTGCCCTTGTCGAACGTGGCCACCATCGAGCTCGCCAGCGGCCCGGCCGAGATCGCACGCTTCGACCGCCGCCGCAACGTCAACTTCGAGATCGAGCTCAACCAGCAGCCGCTCGGCGAAGTGCAGGAGGCCGCGCTCAACCTGCCCAGCATGAAGAACCTGCCCTCGGGCGTGACACACACCGAGGTGGGCGACGCCGAAGCCATGGGCGAGCTGGTGTCGGGTTTCCTGCTGGCCATGGCCACCGGCGTGCTGTGCATCTACATCGTGCTGGTGCTGCTCTTCAAGGACTTCGTGCAGCCGGCCACCATCCTGGTGGCGCTGATCCTGTCGATCCCGGGGGCCTTCCTCGCGCTCTTCCTCACGCACACGGCGTTCTCGATGCCGTCGATGATCGGGCTGATCATGCTGATGGGCATCGCGACGAAGAACTCCATCCTGCTGATCGACTACGTGATCCTCGCGCGGCGCGAGCACGGCCTGAACCGCTGGGACGCCATCCTTGACGCCTGCCACAAGCGGGCGCGGCCGATCGTGATGACCACCATCGCGATGGGCGCCGGCATGATGCCCATCGCCATCGGCCTGGGCGTGGACCCGAGCTTCCGCTCACCGATGGCCATCGTGGTGATCGGCGGCCTGATCACCTCGACCTTCCTCAGCCTGCTGGTGATTCCGGTCGTCTTCACCTTCGTCGACGACATCGAGCAGTGGGTGTCGAAGCGCACCAAGCGCCATCATCACGAGCATCCGTCCGCCGTCACGCCGCCACTGGTGGCCGACGAGGGGAAGTGACGCCCCTCGGCCGAGCGGCCTGGCGCTCGGCCCGTGTCAGCGGCGCAAGGGCGGAATGCCGTCGCCGCGAGACGTGATCTCCGGCGGCGGCAGGTCGCCGCGCTCCAGGCGGTCTTCGAACTCGCCGATGCTCGCGGCCACCGAGTTGGCGTTGTGCTCCAGCGCCAGGCGCAGCGCGCCTTCCAGGTGGGTCAGGCGCGACAGCAGCTCTTCGTGGCCACGGTTCGCCGAGGCCACCGAGCGCTGCAACTCCGCGCCCACATAGCTGCGCAGCTCCACGAAGCGCGAGGCCTCGGCCTTGTCGGCCAGCTCGCGCTGGGCCTGCAGCTCGCGGTTGAGGCGGCGCGCTTCCATCAGCGTCGAGGCCTGCAACGAGATCGCCCACAGCGTGAAGAGCAGGGTGAGAAACACCACCAGCCCCAGCATGATCAGGCCGAGCGGGGCCTGCACGTCGGCGAAGAGCAGCGACAGCGTGGTGGGCGTCGTGAACGCGGGCCAGTTCAGCAGCGCGAACAGGCCGATCACGACCACCACGGCAAACAGGGCAAGGGCGCGGATCATGTGGGGTCTCCTTCCGTCAAATCTGACGTACAGCGTAGGGTCCCGGGCAGGCCGGGGCTGTAGGACGGGCCCGAATCCCGCTGCGGGACGTGGGCTTAAGTCGCCAGCACCGCCCGGCGCCCCACCTCGCGCAGATCGGCATGGCGCACCTGCGCCGCCTGGCACGCCGGGCCGGTGAACTCGGCCTGCAGCGCGTCGAGAAACACCCGCGTGCGCGCCGGCATCAGCCGCCGCCCGGGGAAGACCGCCCACGCCGGCGCGCTCGGCGGGTACCAGTCGACCAGGAGCGGCATCAACTCGCCGCTGCGCACATGGCCTTCGGCGAAATGGTCCGACACCATCGCGATGCCCGCCCCTGCCAGCGCCATGCGGATCAGCAGCTCAGGCGAATTGGCGCGGGCCCGTGCCGGCGGGATGCCCTCCCAGCGCTGGCCCTCGCGCTCCAGCACCCAGGGCTTGGGCTCGCCGTGACGTGACAGGATCTGAAGGGTGTCGTGCTCCATCAGCGCCTCGGGTTCCGAGGGCGTGCCGCGCCGCTGCAGATACGCTGGCGAGGCGTAGAGCCCCTGCGACAAGTCGGCCAGCAGACGCGCGGCCAGCGTGGCGTCGTCGGCCAGCTCACCCATGCGGATGGCCACATCGAAGTTCTCGCCGATCAGGTCGACCCGGCGCGGCGAGAGGTCCACTTCGAGCGAGATCGCGGGGTAGCGGGCCACGAAGGCCGACAAGGCCTCGCTCAGCACCCCGGTCGCGAAGTCGCCCGGCATCGAGACCCGCAGCCGCCCGCTCGGCTCCACCTGCCGGTGCTGGGCCAGGGCGGCCGCCGCCTCGGCCTCGTCGGCCACCTGGCGGGCGTGGGCGAGCAGGCTGTGCCCCAGGTCGGTCAGGCTGAGTTTGCGGGTCGTGCGCAGAAGCAGGCGCTCACCTAGCTGCGCTTCGAGGGCGGCCATGCGGCGCGACACGGTCGACTTCGGCAAGCCGAGACGTTCGCCGGCGCGGCTGAAGCTGCCCTCTTCCACCACCCGCGCAAACAGCAGCAAGTCGTTGGGCTCGATCACGTTCATGGGCACCTCCTCGTGGAGCATCGTTGCAATGGCGGAACAATGTTATCCATTCTGACGTCTTCTGGTTTGTTTTCGGGATAACTACATTGGCTTCATCGACACCACGTTTCCCACAAGGAGCCCACGATGAACGTCCTGCAGATCAACTCCAGCGCCCGCACCACCGGCTCGCATTCCACCCGCCTGGCCGGCGACATCGTCCAACGTCTGGGCGACGCCACCCTGACCGTGCGCGACCTCGGCAAGAACCCCCTGCCCGCGCTCGATGAAGCCGCGCTCGGCGCCCTCTTCACCCCCGCCGACCAGCGCAGCCCGGCGCAAGCCGCCCGTGTCGCACAGGACGACGCACTGATCGCCGAGGTGCAGGCCGCCGACGTGCTCGTGCTGGGCGTGCCGATGTACAACTTCGGCGTGCCCGCGGCGCTCAAGAACTGGATCGACGCGATCGCCCGCGCCGGTGTCACCTTCAAGTACACCGACAAGGGCCCGATCGGCCTGCTCACCGGCAAGAAGGTCTACATCGCGCTGGCCCGCGGCGGCATCTACCGCGACACGCCGGCCGACAGCCAGGTGCCGTACCTGAAGTCGGTGCTGGGTTTCCTCGGCATGACCGACGTGCAGTTCTTCTACGCCGAAGGGCTGGCGATGGGCCCCGAGGCCGAGAAGAAGGCGCTCGCCTCGGCCACGACGCAGATCGACGCGGCGCTCGGCGAAACCGTCGCCGCCTGAGCGTCACGCCGGCCCGTACCAATGGGTGCGGGCCTCGAGGCGCAGGCGGTCGCGCTCGGCCTCGTCGAGCGGCACCCAGCGCCGGTAGCTCGCCACCGCGCGTGCCATGAAGTCGAGCCAGCCCACGTGCCGGCGCAGCACCCGCTGCTGCCGGTGCTCGATCAGCGGGTTGAAGAGCCCGTGCCGCGAGAAGAGTTGGCGCGGGTTCTTCTTCACCCACAGCCACGAGCCCATCTCCAGCGTGAGCGGCAAGAACACATGCCCCGGCCGTTCGAGCGCGCGCAGGTAGAGGTGGTCCCACAGGTCGCCGTGCGCGAGGTACTGGCGGCTTTGCGGCTCCAGCACGTAGCGGTGGTGCGTGAGCGCGCGGTCGAGGATGTGCTGCAAGGCAAACAGCTCCGGCAGGTGCTCGATGGGCTCGGGCGTGTGCGCATGCGGGAACCAGATGCGGTCGCGCAGGCCGAAGCCCGAGTGGCAGTCCACCGCCAGGCTGAACGGGCGGCCGAGCAGCTCCTCATCGACCACGCGGCACAGCGCCTCGCTCTCCACCTCCATCGGCGCCCC
This genomic window contains:
- a CDS encoding M14 family zinc carboxypeptidase, translating into MDRVDLPALAELQGLVEAGGPHLQQRVVCEVRCGDTLLPVHVVTLGNPGPDVPAIGIFGGVHGLERIGAEVALAFLRSLVMRLPWDGVLHRQLESLRMVFMPLVNPAGMALGTRANGRGVDLMRNAPVEAVGRVPFLIGGQRRSAALPWYRGEAGAPMEVESEALCRVVDEELLGRPFSLAVDCHSGFGLRDRIWFPHAHTPEPIEHLPELFALQHILDRALTHHRYVLEPQSRQYLAHGDLWDHLYLRALERPGHVFLPLTLEMGSWLWVKKNPRQLFSRHGLFNPLIEHRQQRVLRRHVGWLDFMARAVASYRRWVPLDEAERDRLRLEARTHWYGPA
- a CDS encoding LapA family protein — its product is MIRALALFAVVVVIGLFALLNWPAFTTPTTLSLLFADVQAPLGLIMLGLVVFLTLLFTLWAISLQASTLMEARRLNRELQAQRELADKAEASRFVELRSYVGAELQRSVASANRGHEELLSRLTHLEGALRLALEHNANSVAASIGEFEDRLERGDLPPPEITSRGDGIPPLRR
- a CDS encoding FMN-dependent NADH-azoreductase, which codes for MNVLQINSSARTTGSHSTRLAGDIVQRLGDATLTVRDLGKNPLPALDEAALGALFTPADQRSPAQAARVAQDDALIAEVQAADVLVLGVPMYNFGVPAALKNWIDAIARAGVTFKYTDKGPIGLLTGKKVYIALARGGIYRDTPADSQVPYLKSVLGFLGMTDVQFFYAEGLAMGPEAEKKALASATTQIDAALGETVAA
- a CDS encoding LysR family transcriptional regulator, which gives rise to MNVIEPNDLLLFARVVEEGSFSRAGERLGLPKSTVSRRMAALEAQLGERLLLRTTRKLSLTDLGHSLLAHARQVADEAEAAAALAQHRQVEPSGRLRVSMPGDFATGVLSEALSAFVARYPAISLEVDLSPRRVDLIGENFDVAIRMGELADDATLAARLLADLSQGLYASPAYLQRRGTPSEPEALMEHDTLQILSRHGEPKPWVLEREGQRWEGIPPARARANSPELLIRMALAGAGIAMVSDHFAEGHVRSGELMPLLVDWYPPSAPAWAVFPGRRLMPARTRVFLDALQAEFTGPACQAAQVRHADLREVGRRAVLAT